In Dehalococcoidales bacterium, the sequence AAAATCCCGCTACCTTAACGGTCTGCAATGCCCTCGCTACCTCTGGGTTGTCTGCAATGAGCCGGACAGGATACCAGAGCCGGGTGCTGCTACGCAGCACATCTTCGACCAGGGGCACCTCGTGGGTGAGATGGCTAAGAAGCTCTTTCCCGGAGGAATAGATGTGCCAGCTGAGGATTTCATGGCCAACATCGCCCTGACGAAGGTGCTTCTTCAGCAGAAAAAACCTCTATTCGAAGCCGGCGTATGGTCCGGACGGATTTGTTCCAGAGTCGATATCCTGAACCCGGTGAATGAAGACGAGTGGGATATCATCGAGGTGAAGAGCTCAACTTCAGTAAAAGAGGTTAATATCCATGATGTTTCTTTCCAGAAATTATGCTGGGAAGATGCCGGGCTGAAGATAAGGAAGTGCTTCCTCGCCTACATCAACAATCAATACCTCAAGAACGGGGAGATTGAGCCGAAGGAGCTTTTTATCTTGCAGGATGTCTGCGACGAAGTCATCGCTGCCAGCGCAGGCATACGAGACCGGATTAGCCGAATGCTTGAGGTTATCGCGGCACCGTCATGCCCGGAAGTGACCATCGGCCCACACTGCAGTAGTCCCTATGACTGCCTGCTGAGTGATTGTTGGGAGGGACTGCCGGAACATAATGTATTTACCCTGTATTATGGCGGTAAAAAGTCCCAGGAGCTATATAGCAGCGGGGTGCTCAATATCGCTGATATTCCTGCCGACTATAAATTGAGCGACAAACAGCGTATCCAGCATACCTGTGTGGTCAGTGGCGAGCCGTATATCAATGCCGCTTTGCTGAAGCAGTTCCTGTCATCCCTTAAGTACCCGCTCTATTTTCTGGATTTCGAGACGATAAACCCGGCGGTGCCTCTGTTCGACGGCACCAGGCCCTATCAGAACATACCC encodes:
- a CDS encoding DUF2779 domain-containing protein, which gives rise to MPDKLLSKSRYLNGLQCPRYLWVVCNEPDRIPEPGAATQHIFDQGHLVGEMAKKLFPGGIDVPAEDFMANIALTKVLLQQKKPLFEAGVWSGRICSRVDILNPVNEDEWDIIEVKSSTSVKEVNIHDVSFQKLCWEDAGLKIRKCFLAYINNQYLKNGEIEPKELFILQDVCDEVIAASAGIRDRISRMLEVIAAPSCPEVTIGPHCSSPYDCLLSDCWEGLPEHNVFTLYYGGKKSQELYSSGVLNIADIPADYKLSDKQRIQHTCVVSGEPYINAALLKQFLSSLKYPLYFLDFETINPAVPLFDGTRPYQNIPFQFSLHIQAIPGGELQHHCYLADGPQDPRPELLVHLHQVIGSEGSIV